From one Streptomyces sp. Q6 genomic stretch:
- a CDS encoding response regulator transcription factor, giving the protein MTIRVIIVDDQSMVRAGFAALLSAQSDIDVVGEAPDGKQGVEVSRSTHPDVVLMDVRMPEMDGLAATQELLNPPPGVSHRPKVLMLTTFDVDDYVYAALRAGASGFLLKDAPPADLIAAVRVVAAGEALLAPTVTKRLIADFTQAQPVRRKEHSPKLKSLTPRELEVLELIARGLSNQEIAQKLVLAEQTVKTHIGRVLAKIGLRDRAQAVIFAYESGLVTPGGQ; this is encoded by the coding sequence ATGACCATCCGCGTGATCATCGTCGACGACCAGAGCATGGTCCGGGCCGGCTTCGCAGCGCTGTTGTCCGCGCAGAGCGACATCGACGTCGTGGGCGAGGCCCCGGACGGCAAGCAGGGCGTCGAGGTGAGCCGGTCCACTCATCCGGACGTCGTCCTCATGGACGTGCGGATGCCGGAGATGGACGGGCTCGCCGCGACCCAGGAGTTGCTGAACCCGCCGCCGGGCGTATCGCACCGTCCCAAGGTTCTGATGCTCACGACGTTCGACGTGGACGACTATGTGTACGCGGCCCTGCGGGCGGGCGCGTCCGGTTTCCTGCTCAAGGACGCGCCGCCCGCCGATCTGATCGCCGCCGTGCGCGTGGTCGCGGCGGGTGAGGCACTGCTCGCGCCGACCGTCACCAAGCGGCTCATCGCGGACTTCACACAGGCCCAGCCGGTGCGCCGCAAGGAGCACTCGCCGAAGTTGAAGAGCCTGACACCGCGTGAGCTCGAAGTGCTCGAGCTGATCGCGCGGGGACTGTCCAACCAGGAGATCGCGCAGAAGCTGGTCCTGGCCGAACAGACGGTGAAGACCCACATCGGCCGCGTCCTGGCGAAGATCGGGCTGCGCGACCGCGCCCAGGCCGTGATCTTCGCGTACGAGTCCGGGCTCGTCACCCCCGGCGGGCAGTAG